The genomic DNA GAAACCAAAGCGGCCTGCGCCGATCGCGCGAACCCGTCGTGGCTCGGCATTTCCGGGCGGACGCTGCAATTCCCCGATCGCGTGGTCGAGGAGACCAAGATCGACCTGCCCGCAGCGCTCCAGTTCGTGCTGACCGATGCGACCGCCGCCGAATATCGCTTCACCATCGACGCCACCGGCGATCGCCTGACCGACACGGCGGGCGTGGTGCGGGTGCGTTGCCTGTGACCGCGCTACTCGCCCTTCCCACGCCGCGCGACGAGGCCTGGCGCTGGAGCGACCTGTCGGCGCTGCCGGAGATTGCGGCGCGTGCGCCGTCAGGCGCGGTGCCCGATGCGCTGCCCTGGCTCGATTGCGGCGCGGGGCCGCGGCTGCTGTTCGTCGACGGGCGGTTCGATGCGGCGCGGAGCGATCCGGGGCCGGTCGCCGTTGGTTCGGTCGGTGGCACTGCGAGTGAGCATCCGCTCGGGCGGCTGGCGGAAAGCACTGGCTGGTCGCTGCGCCTCGGCGCCGATCATGCGCCGCCGGGGATCGTGCAGATCATCCACGTTTCGACCGGCGCGGTCGACCATCTCGCCGCCGAGATCACGCTCGATGCCGATGCGCAGGCCAGCGTCGTCGAAACCTATCTCGGCTCCGGCTGGACCAACCGGCGCACTGCATTCCGTCTGGGCCGCGGTGCGCGGCTGATGCTGGCGCGGCGGCTGGGCGGCGAGAACGGTTTCGTCAGTCTTACTGACAATGCGGAGATCGGCGAGGGCGGGAGTTTCGTCGCGACCATTCTGGCGGCGGGCGGGCGCGATAGCCGGCTCGACGGCACGATCGAGATCGCGGGCGAGGCCGGCTTCGCCGAGTTCGGCGGCGCATTGCTCGCGCGCGGGCGACAGCGGCACGACGCCAATCTGGTGCTGCGCCACGCGGCACCGTCCGGCGCCAGCCGCCAGCTCTGGCGTTCGGTCGCCGACGACAAGGCGATCTGCTCGGTCGCGGCGCGGGTCGAGGTGGCGCGCGCGGCGCAAAAGACCGATGGCGAGCAATCGCTCAAGGGCCTGCTCCTCTCCCGCAGCGCGACGATCAACGCCAAGCCCGAGCTCGAAATCTTCGCCGACGACGTCAAATGCGCCCACGGCGCGACGGTCGGCGAACTGGATCGCAATGCGCTTTATTACCTCCGCACCCGCGGCATCGGCGAGGCGGAAGCCAAGGCCCTCCTCACCCGCGCCTTCGTCGCCGACGCGATCGACCGCATCGGCGAGGTTGCGGTGCGGGAGGCGTTTCATGCCGGGGCGGTGGCGTGGCTGGGAGGCGCCGGGTGACGGCCGCTTGCTCTTCTCCCCTCCTTGGCAAGGGAGGGGCCGGGGGTGGGTCGCGAGCGGAGCGAGCCCCTTCGTTAGCGACGCCGGCGGCATCGAGCCGCCGTCGCCGCTCACCCACCCCTTCCCCCTCCCTTGGAAGGGAGGGGCTGTGATGGCCACGCTCGCCGCCGCACGCCCGCTCGACCGCGTCGCGGATTTCCCGGCGATTCCTTCGGGCTGGGCCTATCTCGACACCGCGGCCACCGCGCAGAAGCCGCGGCCAGTGATCGATGCGATCGCGCGGGGTTATGGCGAGACCTATGCGACGGTGCATCGCGGCGTCTATCAGCGCTCGGCGGAGATGACGCTGGCGTTCGAGGCCGCCCGGCGGCGGGTAGCGGCGTTCATCGGCGCACCGGCGGCGGAAGAGATCGTGTTCGTCCGCGGCGCGACCGAGGGGATCAACCTCGTCGCGCAGAGCTGGGGCGGCGCGAACCTCCAGTCCGGCGACCGCATCCTGCTTTCGGCGCTGGAGCATCACAGCAACATCGTGCCGTGGCAGATGATCGCCGAGCGGACCGGCGCCGCGATCGACGTCGCGCCGTTGACCGCGGACCACCGCATCGATCTCGACGCGGTGGCGGCGATGCTGACCGAGCGGCACAAGATCGTCGCGCTGGCGCATGTCTCGAACGTGCTGGGATCG from Allosphingosinicella indica includes the following:
- a CDS encoding SufB/SufD family protein — translated: MTALLALPTPRDEAWRWSDLSALPEIAARAPSGAVPDALPWLDCGAGPRLLFVDGRFDAARSDPGPVAVGSVGGTASEHPLGRLAESTGWSLRLGADHAPPGIVQIIHVSTGAVDHLAAEITLDADAQASVVETYLGSGWTNRRTAFRLGRGARLMLARRLGGENGFVSLTDNAEIGEGGSFVATILAAGGRDSRLDGTIEIAGEAGFAEFGGALLARGRQRHDANLVLRHAAPSGASRQLWRSVADDKAICSVAARVEVARAAQKTDGEQSLKGLLLSRSATINAKPELEIFADDVKCAHGATVGELDRNALYYLRTRGIGEAEAKALLTRAFVADAIDRIGEVAVREAFHAGAVAWLGGAG